From one Nitrosococcus halophilus Nc 4 genomic stretch:
- the glcE gene encoding glycolate oxidase subunit GlcE — MAWTHDDSEAIQEAIRAAAAAQTPLCIKGGNTKAFYGRQPHGEPLEVGKHRGITSYEPTELVITARAGTPLAEIEALLAEQGQMFAFEPPYFGPQATLGGVVACGLSGPRRPYGGAVRDMVLGVQIINGKGQILRFGGQVMKNVAGYDIPRLMVGSLGTLGVLLEISLKVSPRPTGEITLSQERDAHNAIRLFNVWANQPLPLSACAFDGERLYVRLSGSEETLRAARNKIGGDPLRNDTHFWERVREHTHIFFQRSTQPLWRWSVPATTAPIDLPGEWKIGWGGAQRWFRSELTAEAIRAAAENVGGYATLFRGGDHTGEVFHPLPSALMALHHRLKQAFDPHRILNPGRMYREL, encoded by the coding sequence ATGGCATGGACTCATGATGACAGTGAGGCGATTCAAGAAGCGATTCGTGCTGCAGCAGCGGCGCAAACCCCCTTATGCATCAAAGGAGGTAACACCAAAGCCTTTTATGGCCGCCAACCGCACGGTGAACCCTTAGAGGTGGGTAAGCACCGAGGAATTACCAGCTATGAACCCACGGAACTTGTCATCACTGCCCGTGCCGGAACGCCCCTGGCAGAAATTGAAGCCCTACTCGCTGAACAAGGCCAAATGTTTGCTTTTGAGCCCCCTTATTTTGGTCCCCAGGCCACCTTGGGGGGCGTCGTCGCCTGTGGTCTTTCCGGCCCACGCCGCCCCTATGGGGGAGCAGTCCGGGATATGGTGCTAGGGGTGCAAATTATCAATGGTAAGGGTCAAATACTACGCTTCGGGGGGCAGGTGATGAAAAATGTGGCAGGCTATGATATCCCCCGCCTCATGGTAGGAAGCCTAGGCACCTTAGGGGTGTTATTGGAGATTTCACTCAAAGTCTCACCCCGCCCAACAGGGGAAATTACGCTCTCCCAAGAGCGGGATGCCCATAACGCCATTCGTCTATTCAATGTCTGGGCAAACCAACCCCTCCCCCTTTCAGCCTGCGCCTTTGATGGAGAACGGCTCTACGTCCGTCTATCCGGTTCTGAAGAAACCCTTCGAGCCGCACGCAACAAGATAGGTGGCGACCCCCTCAGGAACGACACCCACTTCTGGGAAAGAGTTCGAGAACACACCCATATCTTCTTCCAGCGCAGCACCCAACCCCTTTGGCGGTGGTCAGTGCCCGCCACCACTGCTCCCATCGATCTGCCTGGGGAATGGAAGATTGGCTGGGGCGGCGCCCAGCGTTGGTTTCGCTCCGAATTAACCGCGGAAGCCATCCGTGCCGCTGCTGAGAACGTCGGCGGCTATGCGACCTTATTTCGCGGCGGGGATCATACAGGTGAGGTCTTTCATCCTTTGCCCTCAGCCCTCATGGCATTGCATCACCGCCTCAAACAAGCCTTCGATCCCCACCGCATTTTGAATCCAGGACGGATGTACCGGGAACTCTAG